A single Carnobacterium inhibens subsp. inhibens DSM 13024 DNA region contains:
- a CDS encoding distal tail protein Dit, which produces MGLNVLLDGIKDETVFLSVANRPIVPTAKRKIIKIPVPGRDGDLIKFEGYEDVSLPIDFNILEDRNIKEDIRKIKAWLMNKSVLSFSDDPNYFRKIKNIDIGSIDNEVEFYGAFTVDFLLGPFEHQKTTAKTYTTSPVTLTNPGTYFSQPLIKIKGTGTIVLTVNNVGITLKNLTDEIILDSELEEAYKGLTANMNDSMIGDFPLFVPGKNSISWTGAVTKIEIDERWRYL; this is translated from the coding sequence GTGGGATTAAATGTTTTATTAGATGGAATAAAAGATGAAACGGTTTTTCTTTCTGTTGCTAACCGTCCAATTGTTCCTACTGCAAAAAGAAAAATCATTAAGATACCTGTACCAGGACGTGACGGTGACTTAATTAAATTTGAAGGGTATGAAGATGTATCATTGCCGATTGATTTTAATATCTTAGAAGATCGCAATATTAAAGAAGACATTCGGAAGATTAAAGCATGGCTGATGAATAAGTCAGTGCTTTCTTTTTCTGATGATCCCAATTATTTTAGAAAAATTAAAAATATTGATATTGGAAGTATTGATAATGAAGTTGAATTTTACGGAGCCTTTACAGTAGATTTTTTACTTGGTCCATTTGAGCACCAAAAGACTACTGCTAAAACCTATACTACTTCACCAGTAACACTAACAAATCCTGGAACCTATTTCAGCCAACCTTTGATAAAAATTAAAGGAACAGGAACAATAGTACTAACTGTTAATAACGTGGGGATAACTCTTAAAAACTTAACAGATGAAATTATATTGGATAGTGAATTAGAAGAAGCGTATAAGGGGTTAACAGCTAACATGAATGACAGTATGATTGGTGATTTCCCATTATTTGTTCCTGGTAAAAATAGTATTAGTTGGACAGGAGCCGTCACAAAAATAGAAATAGATGAGAGGTGGCGCTATTTGTAG
- a CDS encoding phage tail spike protein — translation MITLYDKLETDFEHNGIGSLDQNIIDPKIHWIDNGIFSFEFEYPLFAKHGLEITNSSIIKARDPEQDNLFFVYKVVPSMGYIKVYAYQMFYKLAFNTITDTFIVNKTGQGSLSQMSGATQYPHKFKFASDILNTANSRVVRKNPVEFLLDGNLDNSFVNRWGGHIIRHGFNISMNQHYGSNKGYTIRHKKDLIGYEAVIDESTVVTRIRPVGYDGLILPELFIDSPLINHYPEPRIQEYEYSDVKVGTEEGEFPTAALAYAELRRLAKLEYSQNKVDVPNGVYKIDFVNLKETEEYKNFIPLKQILPGDVVAVKHVEDGVNITAQMVEYNWNPLLKEYIDLTLGNYEKSFTSTVNKLDKIQTDLKDLNDQIELVYLSANGKNQIHTGEIEPVINQNSTEGDLWFRKNGDKTEMWILRKVNSALQWVLELSDATQEELRAELEAIIGQVALDRIKTEQDIKNAIQEANDYAEFLSVKWDEDFNLEVNKINIDINDARTAAIADAKSYTNTKTTELNNYLETVKLDVLSISNKANDAIIKADKSIADVGFMKLDLTAVTTRANDAFSTAQNSLTEATKALNKATAIETITGTLTTNYDALTRTVGLKADKEVVNILNQTVDKHTLDIKANAEGLKVKADASLVNTIKGTVDNHTAELGIQAQAINARLTTIQVDNLLSTKKYVNEATLSATSNTWSLALTQVSNELSNLNVGDRNLVLASNKTVKPGTSYNFANYTLSENWSVGSEYTVVIKADFKTGKDIGVYYNGGTFVFKRIQYDAVKGVYIGTGVVTTANLGSTTVLNEVYLFQFPNDSFALNVEWIKIVKGNKASADWTPAPEDQATLEQFTTLDIKVNGIQTTVGDKADKTQVTQLANQWNQTTTLANGHTGQISNLGEQIDLRVVKGDVIGQITVEAGRTLIKNGQLLLDADTYIMGTTFANDIKAKSLESVYADIATLRTKFLTADVITSVHLKVDNAMMDKLTATTAVVNYLFTKTAFVDNLNAKTLTAITANIATIRSQVLIANVVDATMLKADVATITKLFATAANVNILTSNSAFITNIKAIDISADKIKTGILNAANVTIINLDASKITSGILTSINITGSKITNPFSITAEGATMTGTTTISGNYTVDYRIPTTGQYGNTLISPVALSSTNYKSNGTKFWGWELTSQGLSVEYEGKATSYTSTGFTFYPSGGGVPAKVEYIAGNARIAISSYNGVELGAVVNGQHSVRFAVGGGNGINPFIDAYAPINMRLNDLNNVNMISLVNDLDSKSGSRVFNSTDNWLWMGGKWGTRIGHLSDDGKTVYERAAFGVNDITFFKNLNMNGNSITNQSDSRLKTAIRDTDLRALDLIKSYRFVDFLWINKDKPQGLQTGLIAQETEYLSSVGPDGYLVLDSSKQNMLNTQAIQELSNIVDLDSVRLSKVEKELNDCINLTVVNELQLTDHEKRIKELEKKIKDLEGKVA, via the coding sequence ATGATCACTCTATACGATAAATTAGAAACCGATTTTGAACATAATGGAATTGGAAGTCTGGACCAAAATATTATTGATCCTAAAATACATTGGATTGATAATGGAATTTTTTCTTTTGAGTTTGAATACCCGTTGTTTGCAAAGCATGGATTAGAAATAACGAATAGCTCAATCATTAAAGCAAGGGATCCTGAACAGGATAACTTGTTTTTTGTTTATAAAGTAGTACCAAGTATGGGTTATATAAAAGTATACGCGTATCAAATGTTTTATAAATTGGCCTTTAATACCATTACTGATACGTTTATTGTCAATAAAACAGGTCAAGGTTCTCTTTCACAAATGTCTGGAGCCACACAGTACCCGCACAAGTTTAAATTCGCTAGTGATATTTTAAATACAGCTAATTCAAGAGTTGTTCGGAAGAATCCAGTAGAGTTTTTACTGGATGGTAATCTGGATAACTCTTTTGTTAATCGCTGGGGTGGCCACATTATCCGACATGGTTTTAATATTAGTATGAATCAACATTATGGCAGCAATAAAGGCTATACGATCAGACATAAAAAAGACTTGATTGGTTACGAAGCTGTTATTGATGAATCCACAGTAGTAACTAGAATACGTCCTGTTGGGTATGATGGTTTGATATTGCCTGAACTATTCATTGATAGTCCTTTAATCAATCATTACCCTGAACCGCGAATACAAGAGTATGAGTATTCTGATGTAAAGGTAGGGACAGAAGAAGGTGAGTTCCCTACAGCTGCATTGGCTTACGCTGAATTAAGACGTTTAGCTAAATTAGAATACAGTCAAAATAAAGTAGATGTCCCAAACGGTGTATACAAAATTGATTTTGTAAACTTAAAAGAAACTGAAGAATATAAAAACTTTATTCCTTTAAAACAAATTTTACCAGGTGATGTAGTAGCCGTTAAGCACGTAGAAGATGGTGTAAACATCACCGCTCAAATGGTGGAGTACAATTGGAATCCTTTATTAAAAGAATACATTGATCTTACTTTAGGGAATTACGAAAAAAGTTTTACGTCTACGGTCAATAAATTAGATAAAATTCAAACGGATTTAAAAGATCTTAATGATCAAATTGAATTAGTTTATTTATCCGCAAATGGAAAGAACCAAATCCATACAGGAGAAATTGAACCGGTTATAAATCAGAACAGTACTGAAGGTGATTTATGGTTTAGAAAAAATGGCGATAAAACGGAGATGTGGATTCTAAGGAAAGTCAATAGTGCACTACAATGGGTTCTTGAGTTATCAGATGCTACTCAAGAAGAATTGAGAGCAGAATTAGAAGCTATAATTGGACAGGTAGCATTAGATCGTATTAAAACAGAGCAAGATATCAAAAACGCCATTCAAGAAGCCAATGATTATGCTGAATTTTTATCTGTAAAGTGGGATGAAGATTTTAACCTTGAAGTAAATAAAATCAATATAGATATTAATGATGCAAGGACTGCTGCTATTGCTGATGCTAAAAGTTATACGAATACTAAAACGACGGAACTAAATAACTATTTAGAAACCGTCAAACTAGATGTTCTTTCTATTTCGAATAAAGCGAATGATGCAATAATAAAAGCAGATAAATCAATAGCAGATGTAGGGTTTATGAAGCTGGATTTAACTGCAGTAACAACCAGGGCAAATGATGCCTTTAGTACAGCCCAAAATTCATTAACAGAAGCAACTAAAGCTTTAAATAAGGCAACAGCTATAGAGACTATTACAGGAACGTTAACGACTAATTATGATGCTTTAACAAGAACTGTTGGTTTAAAAGCGGATAAAGAAGTCGTTAATATCCTTAATCAAACGGTAGATAAGCATACACTGGATATTAAGGCGAATGCTGAAGGGTTGAAAGTGAAAGCCGATGCTAGTCTAGTTAACACAATAAAAGGTACTGTAGATAACCATACGGCTGAATTAGGTATTCAAGCACAAGCAATCAATGCACGATTGACAACTATACAAGTAGATAATCTTTTATCCACAAAAAAATACGTTAATGAGGCTACTTTATCAGCCACGTCAAATACATGGAGTTTAGCATTAACACAAGTGAGTAATGAGTTGAGTAATTTAAATGTTGGTGACAGAAATCTAGTACTTGCATCTAATAAAACAGTAAAACCGGGAACAAGCTACAACTTCGCCAATTACACATTATCAGAAAATTGGTCGGTTGGTTCAGAGTATACCGTAGTTATTAAAGCCGATTTCAAAACCGGAAAAGACATTGGGGTTTACTATAATGGCGGAACTTTTGTGTTTAAAAGAATTCAGTATGATGCGGTTAAAGGTGTGTATATCGGAACCGGTGTCGTAACCACTGCAAACCTGGGGAGTACAACTGTATTAAACGAAGTTTATTTATTTCAATTTCCAAATGATTCATTTGCCTTAAATGTTGAGTGGATTAAAATAGTCAAAGGAAACAAAGCTTCTGCAGATTGGACACCAGCGCCTGAAGATCAAGCTACGCTTGAACAATTCACAACTTTAGATATAAAAGTAAACGGTATTCAAACGACTGTTGGTGACAAAGCTGATAAAACACAAGTTACCCAATTAGCTAATCAATGGAATCAAACAACAACATTAGCTAATGGACATACGGGTCAAATCAGCAACTTAGGAGAGCAGATTGATTTAAGGGTAGTTAAAGGTGATGTAATTGGGCAAATCACTGTAGAAGCTGGAAGAACGCTCATTAAAAACGGACAGTTATTGCTTGACGCAGACACTTACATCATGGGTACTACTTTTGCAAATGATATTAAAGCCAAATCTTTAGAATCTGTCTATGCTGACATCGCTACCTTAAGAACTAAATTCTTAACAGCAGATGTGATTACTTCCGTTCATTTAAAAGTCGATAATGCCATGATGGATAAACTAACCGCAACTACTGCAGTAGTTAATTATTTGTTTACTAAGACGGCTTTTGTAGATAATTTAAACGCCAAAACATTGACTGCTATTACTGCAAACATTGCGACTATTCGATCTCAAGTACTAATCGCTAATGTTGTAGATGCAACCATGCTTAAAGCTGATGTAGCTACGATAACTAAGTTATTTGCTACAGCAGCTAATGTTAATATCCTGACATCTAATTCAGCCTTTATAACCAATATAAAGGCTATTGATATTTCAGCAGACAAAATTAAAACAGGAATACTAAATGCTGCCAATGTAACTATTATTAACTTGGATGCTTCAAAAATCACTTCAGGTATATTAACGTCAATCAATATTACCGGTTCTAAAATCACTAACCCATTCTCAATAACTGCTGAGGGAGCTACCATGACTGGTACCACTACTATTTCCGGAAACTATACAGTTGATTATAGAATACCTACCACAGGGCAATATGGGAATACCCTCATATCACCAGTTGCTTTGTCGTCAACAAATTATAAAAGTAACGGAACAAAGTTTTGGGGTTGGGAGTTAACCTCTCAAGGCTTAAGTGTTGAATATGAAGGGAAAGCAACGTCTTATACTTCTACAGGATTTACGTTTTATCCTTCTGGTGGAGGAGTACCAGCTAAAGTTGAATACATTGCAGGTAATGCACGTATTGCTATTTCAAGTTATAACGGTGTTGAATTAGGCGCTGTAGTGAATGGCCAACATTCAGTTAGATTTGCAGTTGGTGGAGGAAATGGAATAAACCCATTTATTGATGCTTATGCCCCTATTAATATGAGGTTAAATGATTTAAATAACGTAAATATGATTTCTCTAGTTAATGATTTAGATTCAAAGTCAGGGTCAAGAGTTTTTAACTCAACAGATAATTGGCTGTGGATGGGTGGTAAGTGGGGTACAAGAATTGGCCACTTATCAGACGATGGTAAAACTGTCTATGAAAGAGCAGCTTTTGGTGTCAATGATATTACCTTTTTCAAAAATCTCAATATGAATGGGAACTCTATCACTAATCAATCTGATAGCCGTTTAAAAACAGCAATCAGAGATACAGATTTAAGAGCCTTAGATCTAATTAAAAGTTATCGGTTTGTAGATTTCTTATGGATAAATAAAGATAAGCCACAAGGATTGCAGACTGGTTTGATTGCTCAGGAAACTGAGTATCTAAGTAGTGTAGGACCTGATGGATATTTAGTGTTAGACAGCAGCAAACAAAATATGCTTAATACGCAAGCAATCCAAGAATTAAGCAATATCGTTGATTTAGATTCAGTTCGATTAAGTAAAGTAGAAAAAGAGCTGAATGATTGTATTAACCTAACTGTAGTGAACGAGTTACAACTAACAGATCACGAAAAAAGAATCAAAGAGTTAGAAAAAAAAATAAAAGACCTTGAAGGGAAAGTGGCATAA
- a CDS encoding DUF1617 family protein produces MKTIKMKNDAIIRTGEFLKKTKFKGAASRGAIKFIKRLEEKQNDFNEGIFVIRKDYFETDETGELLIKENKYTFKKDITKEGKKEFGDRLLELNNEEFEISFSEHTSKFEAMFEALENSEVELCGEDALSYDELLDAYESSEEEAKTNKKNKKAKTKEEK; encoded by the coding sequence ATGAAAACAATCAAAATGAAGAATGATGCAATTATTAGAACAGGGGAGTTTCTAAAGAAAACTAAATTTAAAGGAGCAGCAAGCCGCGGAGCAATTAAGTTCATAAAGCGACTTGAGGAAAAGCAAAATGATTTTAATGAGGGTATTTTTGTTATTCGAAAAGATTATTTTGAAACTGATGAAACAGGAGAACTCTTAATTAAAGAAAATAAATATACTTTTAAAAAGGATATAACTAAAGAAGGTAAAAAGGAATTTGGTGATCGCTTATTGGAATTAAATAATGAAGAATTTGAAATCAGTTTTTCAGAACATACTAGTAAATTCGAAGCAATGTTTGAGGCTTTAGAAAATTCCGAAGTTGAACTTTGTGGTGAAGATGCACTATCTTATGATGAGCTGTTAGATGCTTATGAATCAAGCGAAGAAGAAGCAAAAACAAATAAAAAAAATAAAAAAGCAAAAACTAAGGAGGAAAAATAA